Proteins encoded together in one Peribacillus asahii window:
- a CDS encoding heptaprenylglyceryl phosphate synthase has translation MYDFREWKHVFKLDPNKEITDEDLEKVCESGTDAILVGGTDGVTLENVLHLMARVRRYTVPCVLEVSSIETVTPGFDLYFIPSVLNSKNPDWMMGLHQKAVKEYGLLMNWDEVFVEGYCILNAECKAAQLTEANTMLDEEDVAAYAMVAEKMFNLPIFYLEYSGNYGDVSVVQAAKENLENTVLFYGGGITSAHQASEMAQFADVVVVGNIVYDDLQAALETVKAVK, from the coding sequence ATGTACGATTTTCGCGAGTGGAAACATGTGTTTAAGCTCGATCCTAATAAAGAAATAACAGATGAAGATCTTGAAAAAGTGTGCGAATCGGGGACAGATGCCATATTGGTTGGTGGGACAGATGGAGTAACGTTAGAAAATGTTCTGCATTTAATGGCTCGTGTTCGCCGCTATACTGTGCCATGTGTGCTGGAGGTTTCATCTATTGAAACCGTTACACCGGGATTTGATTTATATTTTATTCCGAGTGTACTCAATAGTAAGAATCCGGACTGGATGATGGGGCTGCATCAAAAAGCGGTCAAGGAATATGGGTTACTGATGAATTGGGATGAAGTGTTTGTTGAAGGGTACTGTATTTTAAACGCAGAGTGCAAAGCTGCACAATTAACTGAGGCGAATACAATGCTTGATGAGGAGGATGTGGCAGCCTATGCGATGGTGGCTGAAAAGATGTTTAACTTGCCAATTTTCTATTTGGAATACAGTGGGAACTATGGAGATGTGTCGGTTGTTCAAGCGGCTAAAGAGAACCTAGAAAATACGGTTCTTTTTTATGGTGGAGGTATTACGTCAGCTCATCAAGCAAGCGAAATGGCTCAATTTGCTGATGTTGTCGTTGTTGGTAATATTGTCTATGACGATTTACAAGCTGCTTTAGAGACAGTTAAGGCTGTTAAATAG
- the pcrA gene encoding DNA helicase PcrA, whose translation MQFLVEKLLNGLNQQQQQAVKATEGPLLIMAGAGSGKTRVLTHRIAYLMVEKQVAPWNILAITFTNKAAREMKERIRSILGGTSDEIWISTFHSMCVRILRRDIDRMGFSRNFSILDTTDQQSVIKQILKDRNMDPKKNDYRSILGSISSAKNELVTPEEYAKTAADFYTQSVSDVYTEYQKRLRKNQALDFDDLIMMTIQLFQRVPEVLEYYQRKFQYIHVDEYQDTNRAQYMLVKLLASRFRNLCVVGDSDQSIYRWRGADIANILSFEKDYPNATMIFLEQNYRSTKRILEAANKVIENNRNRKPKNLWTENLEGEKIFYYRADSEQGEAQFVAGKINELTRNGKTLSDIAILYRTNAQSRVMEEVLLKSNLNYTIVGGTKFYDRKEIKDLLAYLRLISNPDDDISLRRIINVPKRGIGATSMDKVADYARQYDLSIYQALESVEMIGISAKATKSAREFANLIRNYTNQQEYLSVTELVEEVLDKTGYRDMLQTENTIEAQSRLENIDEFLSVTKAFEDNNEDKSLIGFLTDLALVADIDQLDEQKVEEQDQVTLMTLHSAKGLEFPIVFLLGLEEGVFPHSRSLADEQEMEEERRLAYVGVTRAEEQLFITNAQMRTLFGRTNMNPVSRFVSEIPAELLEDLKPAPKSKTSFSSTARTSATTQRKAPASFGRAVSTPSATGGDGIDWAVGDKASHKKWGIGTVVSVKGEGEGKELDIAFPSPTGIKRLLAKFAPVEKV comes from the coding sequence ATGCAATTTTTAGTAGAGAAATTATTAAACGGGTTGAATCAACAGCAGCAACAAGCAGTTAAAGCAACAGAAGGTCCTCTATTAATTATGGCAGGGGCAGGAAGCGGAAAGACACGTGTGCTGACTCATCGAATTGCTTATTTAATGGTAGAGAAGCAAGTCGCGCCGTGGAATATTTTAGCCATTACGTTTACAAATAAAGCCGCGCGCGAAATGAAAGAACGAATTCGCAGCATTTTAGGGGGAACGTCTGATGAGATTTGGATTTCAACGTTTCACTCGATGTGTGTTCGAATTTTACGCCGGGATATCGATCGCATGGGCTTTAGCCGCAATTTTTCAATATTAGATACAACGGATCAACAATCTGTGATTAAACAAATTTTAAAAGATCGCAATATGGATCCAAAGAAAAATGATTACCGCTCGATTTTAGGAAGCATCAGTTCGGCGAAAAATGAGCTGGTTACGCCGGAGGAATATGCGAAAACAGCGGCTGATTTTTATACGCAATCTGTATCTGATGTGTATACCGAATATCAAAAACGACTTCGTAAAAATCAAGCCCTCGACTTCGACGATTTGATTATGATGACGATTCAATTATTTCAACGTGTTCCAGAAGTGCTTGAATATTATCAGCGGAAATTTCAATATATTCACGTTGATGAGTATCAGGACACGAATCGCGCACAATACATGCTTGTAAAGCTATTAGCTTCACGTTTTCGTAATTTATGTGTAGTGGGAGATTCGGATCAATCCATCTACCGCTGGCGTGGCGCGGATATCGCGAACATTTTATCTTTCGAAAAAGATTATCCGAATGCCACGATGATTTTCTTGGAGCAAAACTATCGTTCAACGAAACGAATTTTGGAAGCTGCCAATAAGGTGATTGAGAATAATCGTAACCGTAAACCAAAAAATCTTTGGACAGAAAATCTAGAAGGCGAGAAAATTTTCTATTATCGTGCAGATAGTGAGCAAGGAGAAGCACAGTTTGTAGCTGGAAAAATTAATGAGCTCACAAGGAATGGAAAAACATTATCTGATATTGCGATTTTATATCGTACCAATGCCCAGTCGCGGGTAATGGAGGAAGTTTTACTAAAATCGAATCTGAACTATACCATTGTTGGCGGGACAAAATTCTATGATCGTAAAGAGATTAAGGATTTACTGGCCTATTTACGTCTGATTTCAAACCCGGACGATGATATTAGTTTACGCCGTATCATTAATGTGCCGAAGCGCGGGATTGGGGCTACTTCGATGGATAAGGTTGCGGATTATGCGCGGCAGTATGATCTTTCCATCTATCAAGCTCTTGAGTCTGTAGAGATGATTGGTATAAGTGCCAAAGCAACAAAATCGGCACGTGAATTTGCTAATTTAATTAGAAATTATACGAATCAGCAAGAATACTTGTCTGTTACAGAGCTTGTAGAAGAAGTGCTTGATAAAACGGGTTATCGTGATATGCTTCAAACAGAAAATACAATCGAAGCGCAAAGTCGTTTAGAAAATATTGATGAATTTTTGTCAGTAACAAAAGCATTTGAAGATAATAATGAAGACAAGTCGCTTATCGGCTTTTTAACAGACTTAGCGTTAGTAGCAGATATCGATCAACTAGATGAACAAAAAGTTGAAGAACAAGATCAAGTAACGCTTATGACACTTCACTCTGCAAAAGGCCTTGAATTCCCTATTGTCTTTTTACTAGGCCTAGAAGAAGGTGTCTTCCCGCATAGCCGTTCATTGGCAGATGAGCAAGAAATGGAAGAAGAGCGGCGCTTGGCGTATGTTGGTGTCACTCGTGCTGAGGAGCAATTATTTATTACGAATGCTCAAATGCGGACATTATTTGGTCGGACGAATATGAATCCTGTTTCTCGTTTTGTTAGTGAAATTCCAGCAGAGCTATTGGAAGATCTAAAACCAGCTCCTAAAAGTAAAACGTCCTTTAGTTCAACAGCACGAACGTCAGCGACGACACAGCGCAAAGCACCAGCTTCATTTGGTCGCGCAGTTTCAACTCCATCTGCGACAGGAGGCGATGGAATCGATTGGGCAGTCGGTGATAAAGCGTCCCATAAAAAGTGGGGAATTGGCACGGTTGTTAGTGTGAAGGGTGAAGGAGAAGGAAAAGAGCTGGATATTGCCTTTCCAAGTCCAACGGGTATTAAGCGTCTGCTTGCTAAATTTGCTCCAGTTGAAAAAGTATAA
- the ligA gene encoding NAD-dependent DNA ligase LigA, protein MAVPTEKIVRELQALLNQYNYEYHVLDKPSVPDAEYDRLLRELIEYEEKFPELKTSDSPTQRVGGEVLSMFQKVEHTSPMLSLGNAFNEGDLRDFDRKVRQAVGDDFSYVCELKIDGLAVTLQYENGYFVKGATRGDGTIGEDITANLKTIKSIPLKLNEPLTIEVRGEAFMPKKSFEALNTLKEENGEEPFANPRNAAAGSLRQLDPKIAAKRNLAIFLYAIADIGETGVQSHSEGLDLLDQLGFKTNQERKRCETIEDVLAFIEGWTEKRPHLAYEIDGIVIKVDSLEQQERLGYTAKSPRWAIAYKFPAEEVVTILRDIELSIGRTGVLTPTAILDPVRVAGTTVQRASLHNEDLIREKDIRIGDSVVVKKAGDIIPEVVNVLVDRRTGDEVEFRMPTECPECDSELVRLEGEVALRCINPKCPAQIREGLIHFVSRTAMNIDGLGEKVISQLFKEQLIQDVADIYKLTYEQLIGLERMGEKSVNNLLQAIEASKDNSLEKLLFGLGIRHVGAKAAKTLAQQFGTLHALCQATVEELTAINEIGEKMADSIVTYFELDEVSALIDELEAVSVNLAYKGAKPVAADEVDSIFAGKTVVLTGKLVQLTRNEAKEKLEALGANVAGSVSKKTDLVIAGEDAGSKLAKAESFGITVWDEEQLIEELNK, encoded by the coding sequence ATGGCTGTACCAACTGAAAAGATAGTTCGTGAATTACAAGCTTTATTAAACCAATACAACTATGAATATCATGTCCTCGATAAGCCATCTGTTCCAGATGCAGAATATGATCGACTTTTACGAGAACTGATTGAATATGAAGAAAAGTTTCCAGAACTAAAAACATCTGATTCACCAACGCAGCGCGTAGGCGGTGAAGTGTTGAGCATGTTTCAGAAAGTAGAACATACTTCGCCGATGCTTAGTCTGGGGAATGCCTTTAATGAAGGAGACTTACGGGACTTTGATCGAAAAGTGCGACAAGCGGTAGGCGATGATTTTTCTTATGTGTGTGAACTGAAAATTGATGGACTAGCTGTAACACTTCAGTATGAAAATGGTTATTTCGTTAAAGGTGCGACACGTGGAGATGGTACAATAGGAGAGGATATAACCGCTAATTTAAAAACGATTAAGTCCATTCCGTTAAAATTGAACGAGCCCCTTACTATCGAAGTTCGCGGTGAAGCGTTCATGCCAAAAAAATCATTTGAAGCGTTGAATACATTAAAAGAAGAAAATGGAGAAGAGCCTTTTGCTAATCCGAGAAATGCAGCTGCTGGTTCATTGCGACAACTTGACCCTAAAATTGCAGCGAAGCGAAATTTAGCGATTTTTCTTTATGCCATTGCGGATATAGGAGAAACAGGTGTCCAGTCACATAGTGAAGGATTAGACTTGCTCGATCAACTTGGCTTTAAAACGAATCAGGAACGAAAACGCTGTGAGACGATTGAAGATGTACTGGCTTTTATTGAAGGCTGGACCGAAAAACGGCCACATTTAGCGTATGAGATTGATGGAATTGTTATTAAGGTGGATTCTTTGGAGCAGCAAGAGCGATTAGGCTATACAGCGAAAAGTCCACGTTGGGCGATTGCTTATAAATTTCCCGCAGAAGAAGTGGTGACAATTCTTCGTGATATCGAATTATCAATTGGTCGTACCGGCGTGTTAACTCCTACGGCAATTCTTGATCCTGTACGCGTAGCTGGAACAACAGTTCAACGTGCTTCGCTTCATAATGAAGACCTAATTCGTGAAAAGGATATTCGAATAGGTGATTCAGTCGTTGTAAAAAAAGCGGGAGATATTATTCCAGAAGTGGTGAATGTTTTAGTAGATCGTCGAACAGGAGACGAAGTAGAATTTCGTATGCCAACAGAATGTCCAGAATGTGATAGCGAGCTAGTTAGACTTGAAGGGGAAGTGGCATTACGATGCATCAACCCAAAATGTCCGGCTCAAATTCGAGAAGGACTTATTCACTTTGTTTCACGAACGGCTATGAATATCGATGGTCTTGGAGAAAAAGTCATTAGTCAATTGTTCAAGGAGCAACTCATTCAGGATGTAGCGGATATTTATAAGCTAACGTATGAGCAACTGATTGGCTTAGAAAGAATGGGAGAAAAATCCGTTAATAATTTACTTCAAGCGATTGAAGCGTCGAAGGATAATTCACTTGAAAAATTACTGTTTGGTCTTGGTATTCGTCATGTTGGTGCAAAAGCAGCGAAAACATTAGCTCAGCAATTTGGGACACTTCATGCCCTGTGTCAGGCAACTGTTGAAGAACTAACTGCTATTAATGAAATTGGCGAAAAGATGGCAGATTCGATTGTGACTTACTTCGAATTAGACGAAGTTTCTGCATTAATCGATGAATTAGAGGCAGTGAGTGTGAACCTTGCTTATAAAGGGGCTAAACCAGTAGCGGCAGATGAAGTAGATTCTATTTTTGCTGGTAAAACGGTTGTTTTAACGGGAAAACTAGTACAATTAACGAGGAATGAAGCAAAAGAGAAGTTAGAAGCACTAGGCGCAAACGTAGCGGGCAGTGTAAGTAAAAAAACAGATTTAGTGATTGCTGGTGAAGATGCAGGCTCTAAGCTTGCGAAAGCAGAAAGCTTCGGAATTACCGTATGGGATGAGGAGCAACTCATTGAAGAACTAAATAAATAA
- a CDS encoding CamS family sex pheromone protein — protein MKKHSILGMVLVLLLAGCAPSFDKEQEVVQDSEDKKETAIIPKYKISDEYYQTILPFEPSKARGLVVSNLNTRYDIEEFENGLMRIAQTQFDPDDYLFQEGQLLDNKTISRWLERKYTKEQLKEKDRKESENLGLNPVDPGTGDIAKRNEENPIYLAHILEHNYLVKSDNNKVSLGGVVIGLALNSVHYYQKEAYGATYETDISSSELEKEGKKIAGQVLKRLRSMDEMKDIPITIALFEQKEKSSVVPGNFISYTNINHKSSEISKWVDVDEEYYLFPSSTAEKKYRDDVNTFTNFKEDVEQYFPNFNGVIGRAFYIDKQLQSLNIDIPIQFYGNSEAIGFTQYVAGLIMERFPKYISIQVSITSVNGPEALIVRETNQDEPTVHIYE, from the coding sequence ATGAAGAAACACTCCATTCTCGGAATGGTTCTTGTTTTGCTGCTTGCTGGGTGTGCCCCAAGTTTTGATAAAGAACAAGAGGTGGTCCAAGATTCAGAAGATAAAAAGGAAACAGCAATCATCCCGAAATATAAAATTTCAGATGAGTACTATCAAACGATTCTACCATTTGAGCCATCGAAAGCCCGCGGTCTTGTCGTCTCCAATTTGAATACTAGATACGACATTGAGGAATTTGAAAATGGTTTAATGCGAATTGCTCAAACTCAATTTGACCCGGATGACTACTTGTTTCAAGAAGGACAACTATTGGACAATAAAACGATTTCTAGGTGGTTAGAACGTAAATATACGAAAGAACAGCTAAAGGAAAAAGATCGAAAAGAATCCGAGAATCTAGGATTAAATCCGGTTGATCCGGGAACAGGCGATATTGCTAAACGAAATGAAGAAAACCCCATTTACTTAGCACATATTTTAGAGCACAACTATCTGGTCAAATCGGATAACAATAAAGTAAGTCTTGGTGGTGTCGTAATTGGTTTGGCACTGAATTCGGTTCATTATTATCAGAAAGAAGCATATGGTGCTACGTACGAGACGGATATTAGCAGTTCTGAATTAGAAAAGGAAGGGAAGAAAATTGCTGGGCAAGTATTGAAGCGACTACGCTCAATGGACGAAATGAAAGATATTCCGATTACAATTGCTTTATTTGAACAAAAAGAAAAATCATCCGTTGTGCCGGGGAATTTTATTTCCTATACAAATATTAATCATAAATCGAGTGAAATTAGTAAATGGGTCGATGTGGATGAAGAATATTACTTATTTCCTTCTTCAACTGCCGAAAAGAAATATCGTGATGATGTGAATACCTTTACGAATTTTAAAGAAGATGTAGAGCAATATTTCCCTAACTTTAATGGTGTCATTGGACGAGCTTTTTATATAGATAAGCAACTACAAAGTTTAAATATCGACATTCCGATTCAGTTTTATGGGAATTCTGAAGCGATTGGATTTACACAATATGTAGCTGGTTTGATTATGGAGCGATTCCCGAAATATATTTCCATTCAAGTATCGATTACTTCTGTGAACGGACCAGAAGCGTTAATTGTTCGCGAAACGAATCAGGATGAACCAACGGTCCATATTTATGAGTAG
- the gatC gene encoding Asp-tRNA(Asn)/Glu-tRNA(Gln) amidotransferase subunit GatC: MSRISMEQVKHVAHLARLAITEEEAKQFQDQLDKMISFAEQLNELDTDQVVATSHVLDMKNVMREDVAKPGLPIEEVVKNAPDHEDGYIRVPSIIE, translated from the coding sequence ATGTCACGTATTTCTATGGAACAAGTTAAACATGTTGCTCATTTGGCTCGTCTTGCGATTACGGAAGAGGAAGCAAAGCAATTCCAAGATCAACTAGATAAAATGATTTCATTTGCAGAGCAATTAAATGAATTAGATACAGATCAAGTAGTTGCGACTTCTCATGTATTAGATATGAAAAATGTTATGCGAGAAGATGTAGCTAAACCAGGTTTACCAATTGAAGAGGTCGTGAAGAATGCCCCGGATCATGAAGATGGGTATATTCGTGTGCCATCTATTATTGAATAA
- the gatA gene encoding Asp-tRNA(Asn)/Glu-tRNA(Gln) amidotransferase subunit GatA, whose product MSLFEQKVSELHQRLHNKEISVTDLVDESYKRIGQVEGQVQAFLTLDEENARTQAKQLDEKLAKGETTNPLFGLPIGVKDNIVTKNLRTTCASKILENFDPIYDATVVQKLQQVETVTIGKLNMDEFAMGSSNENSAFQATKNPWNTDHVPGGSSGGSAASVAAGEVLFSLGSDTGGSIRQPAAYCGVVGLKPTYGRVSRFGLVAFASSLDQIGPITRTVEDNAYLLEAISGLDPMDSTSANVDVPSFVNALTGDVKGLKIAVPKEYLGEGVGEEARNSVLAALKVLESLGAEWEEVSLPHSKYALAAYYLLSSSEASANLARFDGVRYGYRTDNAENLIDMYKQTRAEGFGAEVKRRIMLGTFSLSSGYYDAYYKKAQKVRTLIKKDFEDVFQKYDVIIGPTAPTPAFKIGEQVKDPLTMYANDILTIPVNLAGVPGISIPCGFSKEGLPLGLQIIGKHFDESTVYRTAHAFEQATDFHKQFPKL is encoded by the coding sequence ATGTCGTTGTTCGAACAAAAGGTTTCAGAGCTTCATCAACGTTTACATAATAAAGAAATTAGCGTCACAGACCTTGTTGACGAATCGTATAAGCGAATCGGACAGGTGGAAGGTCAAGTACAAGCATTTTTAACATTAGACGAAGAAAATGCGCGTACACAAGCGAAACAATTGGATGAAAAGTTAGCGAAAGGCGAAACAACAAATCCTTTATTTGGGTTGCCAATTGGTGTGAAAGATAATATCGTTACAAAAAATTTACGTACAACTTGTGCAAGCAAAATTTTGGAGAACTTTGACCCAATTTACGATGCAACCGTTGTACAGAAGCTGCAACAAGTAGAAACGGTTACAATTGGGAAATTAAATATGGATGAATTCGCAATGGGTTCTTCTAATGAAAACTCAGCATTCCAAGCAACAAAGAATCCATGGAATACAGACCATGTACCAGGTGGATCTTCAGGTGGTTCAGCTGCATCTGTAGCTGCAGGAGAAGTATTATTCTCGCTTGGTTCTGATACAGGTGGTTCCATTCGTCAACCGGCTGCCTACTGTGGCGTAGTTGGTTTAAAACCTACATATGGCCGTGTCTCTCGCTTTGGCTTAGTTGCGTTTGCGTCATCTCTTGACCAAATTGGTCCGATTACAAGAACAGTAGAAGACAATGCATACTTACTTGAGGCCATCTCTGGACTTGATCCAATGGATTCAACATCGGCGAATGTTGACGTACCAAGTTTTGTGAACGCATTAACAGGTGATGTAAAAGGCTTGAAGATTGCCGTTCCAAAAGAATATCTTGGTGAAGGTGTTGGAGAAGAAGCGCGCAATTCTGTATTAGCGGCATTAAAAGTATTAGAAAGCTTAGGTGCAGAGTGGGAGGAAGTATCTCTTCCACATTCTAAATATGCCCTAGCTGCTTACTATTTATTATCTTCTTCGGAAGCTTCGGCAAACCTGGCTCGCTTTGACGGTGTTCGTTACGGTTATCGTACAGATAATGCAGAAAACTTAATTGATATGTACAAGCAAACACGTGCAGAAGGTTTTGGAGCCGAGGTAAAACGCCGTATTATGCTTGGAACATTCTCTTTAAGCTCTGGTTATTACGATGCATATTACAAAAAAGCACAAAAGGTACGTACATTAATTAAAAAAGATTTCGAAGACGTTTTCCAAAAATACGATGTTATTATTGGACCGACTGCGCCAACACCAGCGTTCAAAATTGGTGAGCAGGTAAAGGACCCATTAACGATGTATGCGAACGATATTTTAACGATTCCAGTAAACCTTGCAGGGGTACCAGGCATTTCGATTCCATGTGGTTTCTCTAAAGAGGGATTACCACTAGGCCTACAAATTATCGGTAAGCATTTTGATGAAAGCACAGTTTATCGCACAGCTCATGCATTTGAGCAAGCAACAGATTTTCATAAACAATTTCCTAAACTGTAA
- the gatB gene encoding Asp-tRNA(Asn)/Glu-tRNA(Gln) amidotransferase subunit GatB, which yields MEFETVIGLEVHVELKTDSKIFSSSPNHFGAAPNSNTTVIDLGYPGVLPVVNKKAVDYAMKAAMALNCQIAPITKFDRKNYFYPDNPKAYQISQFDQPIGEHGWIDIEVNGKTKRIGITRIHMEEDAGKLTHTNYGVSLCDYNRQGTPLVEIVSEPDISSPEEAYAYLEKLKSIIQYTGVSDCKMEEGSLRCDANISLRPVGQKEFGTKAELKNLNSFNFVRKGLEYEEIRQAEVLSEGGVIEQETRRFDEATGKTLLMRVKEGSDDYRYFPEPDMLTIHIDEEWKARIAAEIPELPDARQKRYVEELGLPAYDAAVLTVTKETADFFEASVLAGAEAKQASNWIMGELSAYLKTENKELHDTALTAEALAGMIKLIENGTISSKIAKTVFKELVENGGDAETIVKEKGLVQISDEGALLKAIEEAIANSPQSVEDFKAGKKKAVGFLVGQVMKATQGQANPQLVNKLLVQELNKL from the coding sequence ATGGAATTTGAAACGGTTATTGGTCTTGAAGTGCACGTAGAATTAAAAACAGATTCAAAAATTTTCTCAAGCAGTCCGAACCACTTCGGTGCCGCTCCAAATAGCAACACAACAGTTATTGACCTTGGATATCCTGGTGTGCTGCCTGTTGTGAACAAAAAAGCGGTTGATTATGCAATGAAAGCGGCAATGGCGTTAAACTGTCAAATTGCGCCGATTACAAAATTCGATCGTAAAAACTACTTTTATCCGGATAATCCGAAAGCGTATCAAATCTCTCAATTCGACCAACCGATTGGTGAACATGGCTGGATTGATATTGAAGTAAATGGAAAAACAAAACGAATTGGTATTACGCGTATTCATATGGAAGAAGATGCGGGTAAACTAACACATACAAACTATGGTGTTTCTCTTTGTGATTACAACCGTCAAGGAACACCGCTTGTTGAAATCGTTTCTGAACCGGATATTTCATCTCCAGAAGAAGCATATGCATATTTGGAAAAATTAAAATCAATCATCCAATATACAGGTGTTTCGGATTGTAAAATGGAAGAAGGTTCTCTTCGCTGCGATGCGAACATTTCATTACGTCCAGTTGGTCAAAAGGAATTCGGTACAAAAGCAGAATTGAAAAACTTGAACTCCTTTAACTTCGTTCGTAAAGGCTTAGAGTACGAAGAAATTCGTCAAGCAGAAGTATTGAGCGAAGGCGGCGTTATTGAGCAAGAAACACGTCGTTTTGATGAAGCGACAGGAAAAACGCTTCTTATGCGTGTTAAAGAAGGTTCTGATGACTATCGTTATTTCCCAGAGCCAGATATGTTAACGATTCATATCGATGAAGAATGGAAAGCACGCATTGCGGCAGAAATTCCAGAGCTTCCAGATGCACGTCAAAAACGTTATGTGGAAGAGCTAGGGTTACCAGCTTACGATGCTGCCGTTTTAACGGTGACGAAAGAAACAGCGGACTTCTTTGAAGCTTCGGTATTAGCAGGTGCAGAAGCAAAACAGGCTTCGAACTGGATTATGGGTGAACTTTCTGCTTACTTAAAGACGGAAAACAAAGAGTTACATGATACAGCATTAACAGCTGAGGCATTAGCTGGAATGATTAAGCTTATTGAAAACGGGACGATTTCTTCTAAAATCGCCAAAACGGTTTTCAAAGAGCTTGTTGAAAATGGCGGAGATGCTGAAACAATCGTTAAAGAAAAAGGTCTTGTTCAAATTTCGGATGAAGGTGCTCTTCTTAAAGCGATTGAAGAAGCGATTGCTAATAGTCCTCAATCGGTTGAAGACTTTAAAGCTGGTAAGAAAAAAGCAGTGGGCTTCCTTGTTGGTCAAGTGATGAAAGCAACACAAGGACAAGCGAATCCACAGCTTGTAAATAAATTATTAGTACAAGAGTTAAACAAACTATAA
- a CDS encoding DsbA family protein — MANKKNKKNQSSTFTFWIIGLVAVIIIGFIFLAQGKDQESTFEMDYQGQPYLGEESAPVQIVEFGDYKCPACKAFEKGFFPLMKEALIDSGKAQFYFMNYSFINVDSERSAKFAEAVYQELGNETFWKFHELLFTKQPDDLKYEKVDVYTDKFLEDTLKEIVSKSDAAKVVKTFKAKSAEEAWQVDMDAASELGVTGTPAIFVDGKKFEGNTLEDLEKMVDEAAKEK, encoded by the coding sequence ATGGCGAATAAGAAAAATAAAAAGAATCAATCTTCAACATTTACTTTTTGGATTATTGGCTTAGTTGCAGTTATTATTATCGGCTTTATATTTTTAGCACAAGGAAAAGATCAAGAGTCCACTTTTGAAATGGATTATCAAGGACAGCCTTATTTAGGGGAAGAGTCCGCTCCTGTTCAAATTGTTGAGTTTGGTGACTATAAATGCCCAGCTTGTAAGGCTTTTGAAAAGGGATTTTTTCCTCTAATGAAAGAAGCATTGATTGATAGCGGAAAGGCTCAATTTTATTTTATGAATTACTCGTTTATTAACGTTGATTCAGAACGTTCGGCTAAATTTGCTGAGGCGGTTTATCAGGAGTTAGGGAACGAGACGTTCTGGAAATTCCATGAGCTATTATTTACTAAACAGCCTGATGACCTTAAATATGAAAAAGTGGACGTTTATACTGATAAATTTTTAGAAGATACATTGAAAGAAATTGTGAGCAAAAGTGATGCTGCTAAAGTAGTGAAGACTTTCAAGGCGAAATCGGCTGAAGAAGCATGGCAGGTGGATATGGACGCTGCAAGTGAATTAGGAGTAACAGGAACTCCGGCGATATTTGTAGATGGTAAAAAGTTTGAAGGAAATACGCTTGAGGACTTAGAAAAGATGGTAGATGAAGCCGCAAAGGAG